The Oncorhynchus masou masou isolate Uvic2021 chromosome 8, UVic_Omas_1.1, whole genome shotgun sequence genome has a window encoding:
- the LOC135544473 gene encoding T-box transcription factor TBX3-like isoform X1, with translation MSFLMRDPVIQGTSMAYHPFLPHRGPEFAMSAMLGHQPPFFPALALPHNGSLGSLSLPGALGKPIMDQLMGAAESGLHFSSLGHQAAAAHLRPLKTLEPEEEVEDDPKVHLEAKELWETFHKRGTEMVITKSGRRMFPPFKVRCTGLDKKAKYILLMDIVAADDCRYKFHNSRWMVAGKADPEMPKRMYIHPDSPATGEQWMSKVVNFHKLKLTNNISDKHGFVSSSNNSLLFQTILNSMHKYQPRFHIVRANDILKLPYSTFRTYVFPETDFIAVTAYQNDKITQLKIDHNPFAKGFRDTGNGRREKRKQLALQSIRSYEEHQKKENGTSDDSSGEQASFKCFGQASSPAVSTVGPPNLKDFCESDEDSDDESKDGNLKDGPDSSKISTTTEDVKDLEASPTKGHQFGANDSTGRSRETARRTEKSQADSQQSPITVISSTTRSGEDLKSPNEDHPKVDECRSISKESYMPLTIQTDSSPHLSQSHMHHFGFPPGLAGQQFFNHIGGAHPFLLHPSQFNMGGAFSNMAAGMGPLLAAVSSGGVSTMDTASMASPSQSLTGAHGLPFHLQQHVLASQGLAMSPFGSLFPYPYTYMAAAAAASSAASSSVHRHPFLNAVRPRLRYSPYSIPMSVPDSTLLTTAIPSMASSATELKGDGMAMSPVSATQDSTSEVTSRSSTISSGSVSLSPKTCSGKDSTNDLQSIQRLVSGLDQKQDRTQSVSP, from the exons ATGAGCTTCCTGATGAGAGATCCAGTCATACAAGGAACGAGTATGGCATACCATCCGTTTTTACCTCACCGGGGTCCGGAATTTGCCATGAGTGCAATGTTGGGTCACCAGCCTCCCTTTTTTCCGGCCCTGGCGCTACCTCATAACGGCTCTctcggctccctctctctcccgggCGCCCTGGGAAAGCCTATCATGGACCAGCTGATGGGTGCCGCCGAGTCCGGCCTCCACTTCTCATCGCTTGGGCACCAGGCAGCCGCAGCCCATCTGAGGCCTCTGAAGACTCTGGAGCCTGAAGAAGAGGTCGAAGACGACCCGAAAGTTCACCTGGAAGCGAAGGAACTTTGGGAAACTTTCCACAAGCGAGGCACTGAAATGGTTATCACGAAATCCGGAAG GCGAATGTTCCCTCCGTTCAAAGTGAGATGCACTGGCTTGGACAAGAAAGCAAAGTACATTCTGTTGATGGATATTGTTGCAGCCGATGACTGCAGGTATAAATTTCACAACTCGCGTTGGATGGTGGCAGGGAAGGCCGACCCCGAAATGCCAAAGAGGATGTACATTCACCCGGACAGTCCGGCTACTGGCGAGCAGTGGATGTCAAAAGTGGTCAATTTTCACAAACTCAAGCTAACGAATAACATCTCCGACAAGCATGGATTTGTAAGTTCATCTAAT AATTCTTTACTGTTCCAGACCATCCTGAACTCCATGCACAAATATCAGCCCAGATTTCACATCGTGAGAGCCAACGACATTCTCAAACTCCCCTATAGCACGTTCAGGACTTACGTTTTTCCTGAAACGGATTTCATTGCAGTAACGGCCTATCAAAATGACAAG ATTACACAATTGAAAATCGACCATAATCCTTTTGCCAAAGGATTCCGTGACACTGGCAATGGAAGACGAGAGAAAAG GAAACAGCTGGCCCTGCAGTCAATTCGCTCATACGAGGAGCATCAGAAAAAAGAGAACGGGACGTCTGACGACTCCTCTGGCGAGCAGGCCTCATTCAAGTGTTTCGGCCAGGCCTCGTCTCCCGCGGTGTCTACGGTGGGGCCTCCCAACCTGAAAG ACTTTTGCGAGAGTGACGAAGACAGCGACGATGAGAGCAAAGATGGCAACCTAAAGGATGGGCCGGACTCCAGTAAGATCTCAACCACCACGGAGGATGTGAAGGATCTTGAGGCGAGCCCGACTAAAGGCCATCAATTCGGTGCCAATGATTCTACCGGCCGGTCTCGGGAAACCGCCCGGAGGACTGAGAAAAGCCAGGCGGACTCACAACAGAGCCCCATCACCGTTATCTCCAGCACCACTCGGTCCGGAGAAGACCTCAAGAGTCCAAACGAGGACCATCCCAAAGTGGACGAGTGCAGGTCTATAAGCAAGGAGAGCTACATGCCTTTGACTATTCAAACTGACAGCAGTCCGCACTTAAGCCAGAGTCACATGCATCATTTTGGATTTCCACCGGGTTTGGCGGGACAGCAGTTTTTCAATCACATAGGCGGCGCGCATCCCTTTCTTTTGCACCCCAGTCAGTTTAACATGGGAGGCGCGTTCTCGAATATGGCCGCGGGCATGGGCCCCTTACTGGCAGCGGTGTCCTCCGGAGGGGTTAGCACCATGGACACGGCCAGTATGGCGTCACCCTCGCAAAGCCTGACGGGAGCTCATGGACTGCCTTTTCATCTGCAGCAACATGTCTTGGCATCACAG gGCCTGGCCATGTCTCCATTTGGGAGCCTGTTCCCTTACCCTTACACGTACATGGCAGCGGCAGCGGCAGCCTCTTCCGCAgcctcctcctctgttcaccGACACCCTTTCCTGAACGCAGTGCGCCCTCGCCTCAGGTACAGCCCTTACTCCATCCCAATGAGCGTTCCGGATAGCACTCTGCTCACCACCGCCATCCCCTCCATGGCAAGCAGCGCCACCGAGCTGAAAGGGGACGGCATGGCCATGAGCCCAGTCTCGGCCACCCAGGACTCCACCTCGGAGGTCACCAGCCGGTCGTCCACCATATCGTCCGGCTCGGTCTCCCTGTCCCCAAAAACTTGCTCTGGGAAAGACTCCACTAACGACTTGCAGAGCATTCAGCGTCTGGTCAGCGGACTCGATCaaaaacaggacagaacacaaaGCGTGTCCCCTTAG
- the LOC135544473 gene encoding T-box transcription factor TBX3-like isoform X4: protein MSFLMRDPVIQGTSMAYHPFLPHRGPEFAMSAMLGHQPPFFPALALPHNGSLGSLSLPGALGKPIMDQLMGAAESGLHFSSLGHQAAAAHLRPLKTLEPEEEVEDDPKVHLEAKELWETFHKRGTEMVITKSGRRMFPPFKVRCTGLDKKAKYILLMDIVAADDCRYKFHNSRWMVAGKADPEMPKRMYIHPDSPATGEQWMSKVVNFHKLKLTNNISDKHGFTILNSMHKYQPRFHIVRANDILKLPYSTFRTYVFPETDFIAVTAYQNDKITQLKIDHNPFAKGFRDTGNGRREKRKQLALQSIRSYEEHQKKENGTSDDSSGEQASFKCFGQASSPAVSTVGPPNLKDFCESDEDSDDESKDGNLKDGPDSSKISTTTEDVKDLEASPTKGHQFGANDSTGRSRETARRTEKSQADSQQSPITVISSTTRSGEDLKSPNEDHPKVDECRSISKESYMPLTIQTDSSPHLSQSHMHHFGFPPGLAGQQFFNHIGGAHPFLLHPSQFNMGGAFSNMAAGMGPLLAAVSSGGVSTMDTASMASPSQSLTGAHGLPFHLQQHVLASQGLAMSPFGSLFPYPYTYMAAAAAASSAASSSVHRHPFLNAVRPRLRYSPYSIPMSVPDSTLLTTAIPSMASSATELKGDGMAMSPVSATQDSTSEVTSRSSTISSGSVSLSPKTCSGKDSTNDLQSIQRLVSGLDQKQDRTQSVSP, encoded by the exons ATGAGCTTCCTGATGAGAGATCCAGTCATACAAGGAACGAGTATGGCATACCATCCGTTTTTACCTCACCGGGGTCCGGAATTTGCCATGAGTGCAATGTTGGGTCACCAGCCTCCCTTTTTTCCGGCCCTGGCGCTACCTCATAACGGCTCTctcggctccctctctctcccgggCGCCCTGGGAAAGCCTATCATGGACCAGCTGATGGGTGCCGCCGAGTCCGGCCTCCACTTCTCATCGCTTGGGCACCAGGCAGCCGCAGCCCATCTGAGGCCTCTGAAGACTCTGGAGCCTGAAGAAGAGGTCGAAGACGACCCGAAAGTTCACCTGGAAGCGAAGGAACTTTGGGAAACTTTCCACAAGCGAGGCACTGAAATGGTTATCACGAAATCCGGAAG GCGAATGTTCCCTCCGTTCAAAGTGAGATGCACTGGCTTGGACAAGAAAGCAAAGTACATTCTGTTGATGGATATTGTTGCAGCCGATGACTGCAGGTATAAATTTCACAACTCGCGTTGGATGGTGGCAGGGAAGGCCGACCCCGAAATGCCAAAGAGGATGTACATTCACCCGGACAGTCCGGCTACTGGCGAGCAGTGGATGTCAAAAGTGGTCAATTTTCACAAACTCAAGCTAACGAATAACATCTCCGACAAGCATGGATTT ACCATCCTGAACTCCATGCACAAATATCAGCCCAGATTTCACATCGTGAGAGCCAACGACATTCTCAAACTCCCCTATAGCACGTTCAGGACTTACGTTTTTCCTGAAACGGATTTCATTGCAGTAACGGCCTATCAAAATGACAAG ATTACACAATTGAAAATCGACCATAATCCTTTTGCCAAAGGATTCCGTGACACTGGCAATGGAAGACGAGAGAAAAG GAAACAGCTGGCCCTGCAGTCAATTCGCTCATACGAGGAGCATCAGAAAAAAGAGAACGGGACGTCTGACGACTCCTCTGGCGAGCAGGCCTCATTCAAGTGTTTCGGCCAGGCCTCGTCTCCCGCGGTGTCTACGGTGGGGCCTCCCAACCTGAAAG ACTTTTGCGAGAGTGACGAAGACAGCGACGATGAGAGCAAAGATGGCAACCTAAAGGATGGGCCGGACTCCAGTAAGATCTCAACCACCACGGAGGATGTGAAGGATCTTGAGGCGAGCCCGACTAAAGGCCATCAATTCGGTGCCAATGATTCTACCGGCCGGTCTCGGGAAACCGCCCGGAGGACTGAGAAAAGCCAGGCGGACTCACAACAGAGCCCCATCACCGTTATCTCCAGCACCACTCGGTCCGGAGAAGACCTCAAGAGTCCAAACGAGGACCATCCCAAAGTGGACGAGTGCAGGTCTATAAGCAAGGAGAGCTACATGCCTTTGACTATTCAAACTGACAGCAGTCCGCACTTAAGCCAGAGTCACATGCATCATTTTGGATTTCCACCGGGTTTGGCGGGACAGCAGTTTTTCAATCACATAGGCGGCGCGCATCCCTTTCTTTTGCACCCCAGTCAGTTTAACATGGGAGGCGCGTTCTCGAATATGGCCGCGGGCATGGGCCCCTTACTGGCAGCGGTGTCCTCCGGAGGGGTTAGCACCATGGACACGGCCAGTATGGCGTCACCCTCGCAAAGCCTGACGGGAGCTCATGGACTGCCTTTTCATCTGCAGCAACATGTCTTGGCATCACAG gGCCTGGCCATGTCTCCATTTGGGAGCCTGTTCCCTTACCCTTACACGTACATGGCAGCGGCAGCGGCAGCCTCTTCCGCAgcctcctcctctgttcaccGACACCCTTTCCTGAACGCAGTGCGCCCTCGCCTCAGGTACAGCCCTTACTCCATCCCAATGAGCGTTCCGGATAGCACTCTGCTCACCACCGCCATCCCCTCCATGGCAAGCAGCGCCACCGAGCTGAAAGGGGACGGCATGGCCATGAGCCCAGTCTCGGCCACCCAGGACTCCACCTCGGAGGTCACCAGCCGGTCGTCCACCATATCGTCCGGCTCGGTCTCCCTGTCCCCAAAAACTTGCTCTGGGAAAGACTCCACTAACGACTTGCAGAGCATTCAGCGTCTGGTCAGCGGACTCGATCaaaaacaggacagaacacaaaGCGTGTCCCCTTAG
- the LOC135544473 gene encoding T-box transcription factor TBX3-like isoform X2, translating to MSFLMRDPVIQGTSMAYHPFLPHRGPEFAMSAMLGHQPPFFPALALPHNGSLGSLSLPGALGKPIMDQLMGAAESGLHFSSLGHQAAAAHLRPLKTLEPEEEVEDDPKVHLEAKELWETFHKRGTEMVITKSGRRMFPPFKVRCTGLDKKAKYILLMDIVAADDCRYKFHNSRWMVAGKADPEMPKRMYIHPDSPATGEQWMSKVVNFHKLKLTNNISDKHGFNSLLFQTILNSMHKYQPRFHIVRANDILKLPYSTFRTYVFPETDFIAVTAYQNDKITQLKIDHNPFAKGFRDTGNGRREKRKQLALQSIRSYEEHQKKENGTSDDSSGEQASFKCFGQASSPAVSTVGPPNLKDFCESDEDSDDESKDGNLKDGPDSSKISTTTEDVKDLEASPTKGHQFGANDSTGRSRETARRTEKSQADSQQSPITVISSTTRSGEDLKSPNEDHPKVDECRSISKESYMPLTIQTDSSPHLSQSHMHHFGFPPGLAGQQFFNHIGGAHPFLLHPSQFNMGGAFSNMAAGMGPLLAAVSSGGVSTMDTASMASPSQSLTGAHGLPFHLQQHVLASQGLAMSPFGSLFPYPYTYMAAAAAASSAASSSVHRHPFLNAVRPRLRYSPYSIPMSVPDSTLLTTAIPSMASSATELKGDGMAMSPVSATQDSTSEVTSRSSTISSGSVSLSPKTCSGKDSTNDLQSIQRLVSGLDQKQDRTQSVSP from the exons ATGAGCTTCCTGATGAGAGATCCAGTCATACAAGGAACGAGTATGGCATACCATCCGTTTTTACCTCACCGGGGTCCGGAATTTGCCATGAGTGCAATGTTGGGTCACCAGCCTCCCTTTTTTCCGGCCCTGGCGCTACCTCATAACGGCTCTctcggctccctctctctcccgggCGCCCTGGGAAAGCCTATCATGGACCAGCTGATGGGTGCCGCCGAGTCCGGCCTCCACTTCTCATCGCTTGGGCACCAGGCAGCCGCAGCCCATCTGAGGCCTCTGAAGACTCTGGAGCCTGAAGAAGAGGTCGAAGACGACCCGAAAGTTCACCTGGAAGCGAAGGAACTTTGGGAAACTTTCCACAAGCGAGGCACTGAAATGGTTATCACGAAATCCGGAAG GCGAATGTTCCCTCCGTTCAAAGTGAGATGCACTGGCTTGGACAAGAAAGCAAAGTACATTCTGTTGATGGATATTGTTGCAGCCGATGACTGCAGGTATAAATTTCACAACTCGCGTTGGATGGTGGCAGGGAAGGCCGACCCCGAAATGCCAAAGAGGATGTACATTCACCCGGACAGTCCGGCTACTGGCGAGCAGTGGATGTCAAAAGTGGTCAATTTTCACAAACTCAAGCTAACGAATAACATCTCCGACAAGCATGGATTT AATTCTTTACTGTTCCAGACCATCCTGAACTCCATGCACAAATATCAGCCCAGATTTCACATCGTGAGAGCCAACGACATTCTCAAACTCCCCTATAGCACGTTCAGGACTTACGTTTTTCCTGAAACGGATTTCATTGCAGTAACGGCCTATCAAAATGACAAG ATTACACAATTGAAAATCGACCATAATCCTTTTGCCAAAGGATTCCGTGACACTGGCAATGGAAGACGAGAGAAAAG GAAACAGCTGGCCCTGCAGTCAATTCGCTCATACGAGGAGCATCAGAAAAAAGAGAACGGGACGTCTGACGACTCCTCTGGCGAGCAGGCCTCATTCAAGTGTTTCGGCCAGGCCTCGTCTCCCGCGGTGTCTACGGTGGGGCCTCCCAACCTGAAAG ACTTTTGCGAGAGTGACGAAGACAGCGACGATGAGAGCAAAGATGGCAACCTAAAGGATGGGCCGGACTCCAGTAAGATCTCAACCACCACGGAGGATGTGAAGGATCTTGAGGCGAGCCCGACTAAAGGCCATCAATTCGGTGCCAATGATTCTACCGGCCGGTCTCGGGAAACCGCCCGGAGGACTGAGAAAAGCCAGGCGGACTCACAACAGAGCCCCATCACCGTTATCTCCAGCACCACTCGGTCCGGAGAAGACCTCAAGAGTCCAAACGAGGACCATCCCAAAGTGGACGAGTGCAGGTCTATAAGCAAGGAGAGCTACATGCCTTTGACTATTCAAACTGACAGCAGTCCGCACTTAAGCCAGAGTCACATGCATCATTTTGGATTTCCACCGGGTTTGGCGGGACAGCAGTTTTTCAATCACATAGGCGGCGCGCATCCCTTTCTTTTGCACCCCAGTCAGTTTAACATGGGAGGCGCGTTCTCGAATATGGCCGCGGGCATGGGCCCCTTACTGGCAGCGGTGTCCTCCGGAGGGGTTAGCACCATGGACACGGCCAGTATGGCGTCACCCTCGCAAAGCCTGACGGGAGCTCATGGACTGCCTTTTCATCTGCAGCAACATGTCTTGGCATCACAG gGCCTGGCCATGTCTCCATTTGGGAGCCTGTTCCCTTACCCTTACACGTACATGGCAGCGGCAGCGGCAGCCTCTTCCGCAgcctcctcctctgttcaccGACACCCTTTCCTGAACGCAGTGCGCCCTCGCCTCAGGTACAGCCCTTACTCCATCCCAATGAGCGTTCCGGATAGCACTCTGCTCACCACCGCCATCCCCTCCATGGCAAGCAGCGCCACCGAGCTGAAAGGGGACGGCATGGCCATGAGCCCAGTCTCGGCCACCCAGGACTCCACCTCGGAGGTCACCAGCCGGTCGTCCACCATATCGTCCGGCTCGGTCTCCCTGTCCCCAAAAACTTGCTCTGGGAAAGACTCCACTAACGACTTGCAGAGCATTCAGCGTCTGGTCAGCGGACTCGATCaaaaacaggacagaacacaaaGCGTGTCCCCTTAG
- the LOC135544473 gene encoding T-box transcription factor TBX3-like isoform X3, translated as MSFLMRDPVIQGTSMAYHPFLPHRGPEFAMSAMLGHQPPFFPALALPHNGSLGSLSLPGALGKPIMDQLMGAAESGLHFSSLGHQAAAAHLRPLKTLEPEEEVEDDPKVHLEAKELWETFHKRGTEMVITKSGRRMFPPFKVRCTGLDKKAKYILLMDIVAADDCRYKFHNSRWMVAGKADPEMPKRMYIHPDSPATGEQWMSKVVNFHKLKLTNNISDKHGFVSSSNTILNSMHKYQPRFHIVRANDILKLPYSTFRTYVFPETDFIAVTAYQNDKITQLKIDHNPFAKGFRDTGNGRREKRKQLALQSIRSYEEHQKKENGTSDDSSGEQASFKCFGQASSPAVSTVGPPNLKDFCESDEDSDDESKDGNLKDGPDSSKISTTTEDVKDLEASPTKGHQFGANDSTGRSRETARRTEKSQADSQQSPITVISSTTRSGEDLKSPNEDHPKVDECRSISKESYMPLTIQTDSSPHLSQSHMHHFGFPPGLAGQQFFNHIGGAHPFLLHPSQFNMGGAFSNMAAGMGPLLAAVSSGGVSTMDTASMASPSQSLTGAHGLPFHLQQHVLASQGLAMSPFGSLFPYPYTYMAAAAAASSAASSSVHRHPFLNAVRPRLRYSPYSIPMSVPDSTLLTTAIPSMASSATELKGDGMAMSPVSATQDSTSEVTSRSSTISSGSVSLSPKTCSGKDSTNDLQSIQRLVSGLDQKQDRTQSVSP; from the exons ATGAGCTTCCTGATGAGAGATCCAGTCATACAAGGAACGAGTATGGCATACCATCCGTTTTTACCTCACCGGGGTCCGGAATTTGCCATGAGTGCAATGTTGGGTCACCAGCCTCCCTTTTTTCCGGCCCTGGCGCTACCTCATAACGGCTCTctcggctccctctctctcccgggCGCCCTGGGAAAGCCTATCATGGACCAGCTGATGGGTGCCGCCGAGTCCGGCCTCCACTTCTCATCGCTTGGGCACCAGGCAGCCGCAGCCCATCTGAGGCCTCTGAAGACTCTGGAGCCTGAAGAAGAGGTCGAAGACGACCCGAAAGTTCACCTGGAAGCGAAGGAACTTTGGGAAACTTTCCACAAGCGAGGCACTGAAATGGTTATCACGAAATCCGGAAG GCGAATGTTCCCTCCGTTCAAAGTGAGATGCACTGGCTTGGACAAGAAAGCAAAGTACATTCTGTTGATGGATATTGTTGCAGCCGATGACTGCAGGTATAAATTTCACAACTCGCGTTGGATGGTGGCAGGGAAGGCCGACCCCGAAATGCCAAAGAGGATGTACATTCACCCGGACAGTCCGGCTACTGGCGAGCAGTGGATGTCAAAAGTGGTCAATTTTCACAAACTCAAGCTAACGAATAACATCTCCGACAAGCATGGATTTGTAAGTTCATCTAAT ACCATCCTGAACTCCATGCACAAATATCAGCCCAGATTTCACATCGTGAGAGCCAACGACATTCTCAAACTCCCCTATAGCACGTTCAGGACTTACGTTTTTCCTGAAACGGATTTCATTGCAGTAACGGCCTATCAAAATGACAAG ATTACACAATTGAAAATCGACCATAATCCTTTTGCCAAAGGATTCCGTGACACTGGCAATGGAAGACGAGAGAAAAG GAAACAGCTGGCCCTGCAGTCAATTCGCTCATACGAGGAGCATCAGAAAAAAGAGAACGGGACGTCTGACGACTCCTCTGGCGAGCAGGCCTCATTCAAGTGTTTCGGCCAGGCCTCGTCTCCCGCGGTGTCTACGGTGGGGCCTCCCAACCTGAAAG ACTTTTGCGAGAGTGACGAAGACAGCGACGATGAGAGCAAAGATGGCAACCTAAAGGATGGGCCGGACTCCAGTAAGATCTCAACCACCACGGAGGATGTGAAGGATCTTGAGGCGAGCCCGACTAAAGGCCATCAATTCGGTGCCAATGATTCTACCGGCCGGTCTCGGGAAACCGCCCGGAGGACTGAGAAAAGCCAGGCGGACTCACAACAGAGCCCCATCACCGTTATCTCCAGCACCACTCGGTCCGGAGAAGACCTCAAGAGTCCAAACGAGGACCATCCCAAAGTGGACGAGTGCAGGTCTATAAGCAAGGAGAGCTACATGCCTTTGACTATTCAAACTGACAGCAGTCCGCACTTAAGCCAGAGTCACATGCATCATTTTGGATTTCCACCGGGTTTGGCGGGACAGCAGTTTTTCAATCACATAGGCGGCGCGCATCCCTTTCTTTTGCACCCCAGTCAGTTTAACATGGGAGGCGCGTTCTCGAATATGGCCGCGGGCATGGGCCCCTTACTGGCAGCGGTGTCCTCCGGAGGGGTTAGCACCATGGACACGGCCAGTATGGCGTCACCCTCGCAAAGCCTGACGGGAGCTCATGGACTGCCTTTTCATCTGCAGCAACATGTCTTGGCATCACAG gGCCTGGCCATGTCTCCATTTGGGAGCCTGTTCCCTTACCCTTACACGTACATGGCAGCGGCAGCGGCAGCCTCTTCCGCAgcctcctcctctgttcaccGACACCCTTTCCTGAACGCAGTGCGCCCTCGCCTCAGGTACAGCCCTTACTCCATCCCAATGAGCGTTCCGGATAGCACTCTGCTCACCACCGCCATCCCCTCCATGGCAAGCAGCGCCACCGAGCTGAAAGGGGACGGCATGGCCATGAGCCCAGTCTCGGCCACCCAGGACTCCACCTCGGAGGTCACCAGCCGGTCGTCCACCATATCGTCCGGCTCGGTCTCCCTGTCCCCAAAAACTTGCTCTGGGAAAGACTCCACTAACGACTTGCAGAGCATTCAGCGTCTGGTCAGCGGACTCGATCaaaaacaggacagaacacaaaGCGTGTCCCCTTAG